In Trichocoleus desertorum NBK24, the following are encoded in one genomic region:
- a CDS encoding DUF4335 domain-containing protein, with translation MTIQRQYSLPNCTLVLEGLSDPTASTNPTELRPLMSILINAECRILGREQPISGGRDFFVALVVAVSRYAQEFLSGIHLPVSSPAIQLQELDRNQHRLIVQPSEESARETASATQIDLNTVQLFDLVDAVDQFFADAQTLPDLTLQLAPVSKRYTAARQMTAERVVPAAIGVSGLALAAVALFFIPIPQVQKPEDPTAQPNTSQSQTPSPTGTASPSPQTAAAVQTSPTESPTTSPTASPIPSPTTTSQPDLENVQAALAAAPEITDPTQLDSLSKKVYDQIDQSWKQEPEFDQELVYRVSVAQDGAILGYREAENTPTGAAEQTPLLDLLYIPANGGRLSQEPIGQFRVVFRPNGVLQVSPWGGYTAAPSPTSEITDSSAIEDLTGKLYDQIDRNWKERPDFERELVYRVNVAPDGSIANYEPINQPGSDYVEDTPLPTLLKSNTAPAQNNSANQASLAPFRVVFKPNGVLQVSPWRGYQ, from the coding sequence TGCCGAATTTTGGGGCGAGAGCAACCCATATCTGGCGGACGCGACTTCTTTGTGGCTTTAGTGGTAGCCGTGAGTCGCTACGCGCAAGAATTTCTTAGCGGCATCCACCTACCTGTATCCTCCCCAGCTATTCAACTACAGGAGTTAGACCGCAATCAGCATCGTTTGATTGTGCAACCTTCGGAAGAATCGGCTAGAGAGACAGCCTCTGCTACCCAGATCGATCTCAATACGGTACAGCTATTTGATCTAGTAGATGCAGTAGATCAATTTTTTGCTGACGCCCAAACCTTGCCCGACTTGACCCTACAGCTAGCACCCGTTTCGAAGCGCTATACAGCCGCCCGTCAAATGACCGCTGAGCGAGTAGTGCCTGCTGCTATCGGTGTATCTGGTTTGGCTCTAGCTGCTGTGGCTCTTTTCTTTATTCCTATTCCTCAAGTTCAAAAGCCTGAAGATCCGACGGCTCAGCCGAACACGAGTCAGTCTCAGACCCCCTCACCGACCGGAACGGCTAGCCCCTCTCCTCAGACAGCCGCAGCGGTACAAACCAGCCCCACTGAGTCTCCTACTACTTCGCCAACAGCCTCCCCAATACCTAGCCCTACGACTACAAGTCAGCCTGACCTAGAGAACGTGCAAGCTGCTCTAGCTGCTGCGCCGGAGATTACCGATCCGACTCAACTCGATAGTTTGAGCAAAAAGGTATACGACCAGATCGACCAATCTTGGAAGCAAGAACCAGAGTTCGATCAAGAGCTAGTATATCGAGTTAGTGTTGCCCAAGATGGGGCTATCCTGGGTTACAGAGAAGCTGAGAATACGCCTACTGGAGCGGCTGAGCAAACTCCTTTGCTTGACCTCCTCTACATTCCGGCTAATGGTGGTAGGTTGTCTCAGGAGCCGATTGGTCAGTTCCGAGTTGTCTTCCGACCCAATGGGGTGTTGCAAGTGAGTCCGTGGGGAGGTTACACAGCAGCGCCTAGCCCTACCTCAGAAATCACTGACTCATCAGCCATTGAAGATCTGACGGGTAAGCTCTACGACCAAATTGACAGAAATTGGAAAGAGAGGCCTGATTTTGAGCGGGAGTTGGTCTACCGAGTGAATGTCGCACCGGATGGCTCGATCGCGAATTATGAGCCGATTAATCAGCCTGGGTCTGACTACGTAGAAGATACGCCCTTGCCCACCTTACTCAAGTCTAATACTGCCCCTGCTCAGAATAACTCAGCTAATCAAGCTTCATTAGCCCCTTTTAGAGTGGTATTTAAGCCCAATGGGGTGCTGCAAGTAAGCCCCTGGCGCGGCTATCAGTAA
- a CDS encoding OmpA family protein, with translation MTPVSKASSPTIRPPKQNWPLLVFMFRLLLLLVGGGFAWLGGVVAATFYPAPNPEPPLFERALRQSSAWVIQIKRLPQSWTRPRVSPQADTTTVDPSPTVAVSPLPPLTTAQQQQIEAEVTQLQTTVQSVSDRLSALETQLGTNRAVEPLENRLAILTQQLATASGTAPPSPAPIPTATPAIAPVANAINSPVAYPADRLTVTLPTDLLFRAGQVGFSPETRNLLDSIVGDLRNYPGASVQVAAHTDDAGQPEAIPELAFQRAQMVQQYLASTLGNDYHWVVIGYGSAYPLAENNSAANRQRNRRIEIVIDPR, from the coding sequence GTGACTCCAGTTTCCAAAGCCAGCTCTCCTACAATTAGGCCACCCAAGCAAAATTGGCCGCTCTTAGTGTTTATGTTTCGGCTCCTGCTGCTACTAGTGGGAGGGGGATTTGCTTGGCTGGGAGGAGTTGTAGCGGCGACCTTCTACCCTGCCCCTAATCCAGAACCGCCTCTGTTCGAAAGAGCCTTGCGTCAATCTAGCGCCTGGGTGATTCAGATCAAGCGGCTACCCCAATCTTGGACCCGACCTAGAGTTTCCCCTCAGGCCGATACTACAACGGTTGACCCTAGCCCTACTGTTGCTGTCAGTCCGCTCCCACCCCTCACCACTGCTCAACAACAGCAGATTGAGGCAGAGGTCACTCAATTGCAAACTACGGTTCAAAGTGTGAGCGATCGCCTGAGCGCTTTGGAAACCCAGCTAGGCACGAACCGAGCTGTAGAACCTCTAGAAAACCGTTTGGCTATTTTGACCCAACAGTTAGCCACAGCTTCTGGTACAGCCCCACCGAGTCCTGCTCCTATCCCAACCGCGACTCCGGCGATCGCTCCAGTGGCTAATGCGATTAACAGCCCTGTAGCCTATCCCGCAGATCGTTTAACAGTGACTCTACCCACCGATCTGCTATTCAGAGCAGGTCAAGTAGGTTTTAGCCCAGAGACACGCAACTTGCTTGACAGCATTGTTGGAGATCTGCGCAATTATCCCGGTGCCTCGGTACAGGTTGCGGCTCATACCGATGATGCAGGTCAGCCAGAAGCAATTCCAGAGTTGGCTTTTCAGCGGGCACAAATGGTGCAGCAATATCTAGCCAGTACTCTAGGCAACGATTATCACTGGGTCGTGATTGGTTATGGGTCAGCCTACCCTCTTGCAGAAAACAATAGCGCGGCCAACCGTCAGCGGAATCGGCGGATTGAAATCGTGATTGATCCTCGATAA
- the fmt gene encoding methionyl-tRNA formyltransferase yields MRVVFFGTPQFAVPSLEKLLNHPEFEVVAVVSQPDKRRGRGNQLTASPVKTVALAHQIPVWQPQRIKKDSETLEQLAALQADAFVVVAYGQILSQQILDMPKLGCINGHGSILPQYRGAAPIQWCLYHGETETGITTMLMDAGMDTGPMLLKATTSIGLLETVQDLATRLAELSADLLVDTLLKLERREVQPMPQDAATATYAPLIQKQDYWLDWSRSAIALHNQIRGFFPNCVAMFRDTVLKIESTLPLGPAYWDLLPTEFRTLEADWSELVASQLSLGSVIHIAKGLGPIVQTGDGLLLLREVKLAGKRSQSGWDFANGTRLEVGEVLGNGQEF; encoded by the coding sequence ATGAGAGTTGTTTTCTTCGGTACGCCCCAATTTGCGGTTCCCAGTTTGGAGAAGCTGCTCAATCATCCTGAGTTTGAGGTAGTAGCAGTGGTTAGCCAACCCGATAAACGTCGCGGGCGGGGTAATCAACTGACTGCTTCACCTGTTAAAACAGTGGCTTTGGCGCACCAAATACCCGTTTGGCAACCCCAGCGGATCAAGAAGGATTCTGAAACGTTGGAGCAACTAGCAGCTCTACAAGCCGATGCTTTTGTCGTGGTAGCTTATGGGCAAATTCTCTCTCAGCAGATTTTGGATATGCCTAAGCTGGGATGTATTAACGGGCATGGTTCCATCTTGCCGCAATATCGAGGTGCTGCCCCGATTCAGTGGTGCCTCTACCACGGTGAAACCGAGACAGGCATTACCACCATGCTGATGGATGCGGGCATGGATACAGGGCCGATGCTACTGAAGGCGACGACTTCAATTGGGTTGCTAGAGACAGTCCAAGACCTAGCGACTCGGTTAGCGGAGCTGAGCGCAGATTTGTTAGTAGATACGCTGTTGAAGTTAGAGCGGCGAGAAGTGCAACCAATGCCTCAAGATGCGGCAACTGCAACTTATGCTCCGTTGATTCAAAAGCAAGACTATTGGTTAGATTGGTCGCGATCGGCGATCGCTCTGCATAACCAAATTCGCGGTTTCTTTCCTAACTGTGTGGCTATGTTTCGGGACACAGTGCTCAAAATTGAGTCAACCCTGCCCTTAGGGCCTGCCTATTGGGACTTGCTGCCCACCGAATTCCGAACTTTGGAAGCAGACTGGTCAGAGCTAGTTGCTAGTCAACTTTCCCTTGGCTCCGTGATTCACATTGCTAAAGGATTGGGGCCAATTGTGCAAACGGGTGATGGCTTATTACTGCTGCGAGAGGTGAAGCTGGCAGGAAAGCGATCGCAATCAGGCTGGGATTTTGCCAATGGCACTCGCTTGGAAGTGGGGGAAGTGTTAGGCAACGGCCAAGAGTTTTGA
- a CDS encoding DUF6464 family protein gives MEQPTLSTEVILTHPHQTIGNVQLDWSPQPGSYLDLDGKTYAVLERHHRYQLRAGRYQLHKIALYVQSATRPIERSLVAGRWILGDGSCRFNAHSELIRCAVNPDGPCDSCHHYEQSV, from the coding sequence ATGGAGCAACCCACTTTATCAACCGAGGTGATTCTCACCCACCCACATCAAACCATTGGCAATGTTCAGCTCGACTGGTCTCCTCAGCCTGGTTCTTACTTGGATTTAGACGGCAAAACCTACGCTGTTTTAGAGCGCCATCATCGCTATCAGCTCAGAGCAGGCCGCTATCAGTTGCATAAGATCGCGCTGTACGTCCAATCAGCGACCCGCCCTATAGAAAGAAGTTTAGTGGCAGGACGTTGGATTCTGGGAGATGGGAGTTGTCGCTTCAACGCTCATTCAGAATTGATTCGTTGCGCGGTCAATCCAGACGGGCCTTGTGACTCTTGCCATCATTACGAACAGTCGGTTTAG
- the rimP gene encoding ribosome maturation factor RimP codes for MAHPLIPQIIEIATPVGETLGLDVVAAVFHTNQSPPVLRVDIRNLQEDTGLEDCERMSRALEAALDEANVIPDAYVLEVSSPGISRSLTSDREFISFKGFAVIVSTSEPYEGKKEWQGLLVRRDDTAVYINQKGRAIAIPQALITRVQLDERR; via the coding sequence ATGGCTCACCCTTTGATCCCACAAATTATCGAGATTGCAACACCCGTTGGCGAAACTTTGGGATTAGACGTGGTTGCGGCTGTATTTCACACAAACCAAAGCCCTCCTGTTTTGCGCGTAGACATCCGCAATCTCCAAGAAGACACCGGGCTGGAAGACTGCGAACGGATGAGTCGAGCCTTAGAAGCGGCTCTAGATGAAGCGAATGTGATTCCTGATGCCTATGTTTTGGAAGTGTCTAGCCCTGGGATTTCTCGGTCACTCACCAGCGATCGCGAATTCATTTCATTTAAAGGGTTTGCGGTGATTGTTAGCACTTCAGAACCTTACGAAGGGAAAAAAGAGTGGCAAGGACTACTGGTGCGGCGCGATGACACGGCTGTCTACATCAACCAAAAAGGGCGAGCGATCGCCATTCCTCAAGCTTTGATTACGAGAGTGCAACTCGATGAGCGTCGCTAG
- the nusA gene encoding transcription termination factor NusA: protein MSMVPLPGLKVMIDSISQERNLPKHAVQAALREALLKGYERYRRTQRLDHVNFDEEYFDNFEVELDTEEEGFRVLSTKAIVEEVSNSDHQIALEEVQEVAAEAQLGDTVILDVTPDQGEFGRMAAIQTKQVLAQKLRDQQRKLVQEEFQDLESTVLQARVLRFERQSVIMSVSSSFGQPEVEAELPKREQLPNDNYRANATFKVYLKRVSEGSHRGPQLLVSRADAGLVVYLFANEVPEIEDEVVRIVAVAREANPPSRYVGPRTKIAVDTLERDVDPVGACIGARGSRIQVVVNELRGEKIDVIRWSPDPATYIANALSPARVDEVRLVDPEERQAHILVAEDQLSLAIGKEGQNVRLAARLTGWKIDIKDIAKYDYEAENRKIEALEEARRQYKATEYEEDYEDEEYLDEDYEEDPVEATADEEENLEAPAADAIDSDSVSE, encoded by the coding sequence ATGTCAATGGTTCCTCTGCCTGGACTCAAAGTCATGATCGACAGTATTAGCCAGGAGCGCAACTTGCCCAAGCATGCTGTACAGGCTGCCTTGCGCGAAGCTCTCTTAAAAGGCTATGAGCGCTATCGACGGACTCAGCGCCTCGACCACGTCAATTTTGATGAGGAATACTTCGACAACTTTGAAGTAGAACTTGACACCGAAGAAGAAGGCTTCCGAGTGCTTTCTACCAAAGCGATTGTGGAGGAAGTTAGCAATTCAGACCACCAGATTGCCCTAGAAGAAGTCCAAGAAGTGGCCGCAGAAGCCCAACTGGGCGACACCGTGATTTTGGATGTCACCCCGGACCAAGGAGAATTTGGTCGGATGGCTGCCATTCAAACCAAGCAAGTATTGGCCCAAAAACTGCGAGACCAACAGCGCAAGCTGGTACAAGAAGAGTTCCAAGATTTAGAGAGCACCGTACTGCAAGCCAGGGTACTACGCTTCGAGCGCCAATCTGTCATCATGTCAGTCAGCAGCAGCTTTGGCCAACCAGAGGTAGAAGCCGAACTGCCCAAACGAGAGCAACTACCAAACGACAACTACCGAGCCAACGCCACATTCAAGGTTTATCTGAAGCGAGTTTCTGAAGGTTCCCATCGGGGGCCACAATTGCTGGTTTCCAGAGCCGATGCGGGTTTGGTAGTGTATCTGTTTGCCAATGAAGTCCCAGAAATCGAAGATGAAGTGGTACGCATTGTGGCAGTGGCTAGAGAAGCTAATCCACCTTCTCGCTATGTCGGTCCTCGTACCAAAATTGCGGTAGACACCTTGGAGCGCGATGTTGATCCGGTAGGAGCTTGCATTGGAGCTAGAGGTTCCCGCATTCAGGTGGTCGTGAACGAGCTACGTGGTGAAAAGATTGATGTCATCCGTTGGTCACCTGATCCCGCCACTTACATTGCCAATGCTTTGAGTCCTGCACGAGTGGATGAGGTGCGCCTTGTTGATCCCGAAGAACGCCAAGCCCACATTCTCGTAGCAGAAGATCAACTCAGTCTCGCGATTGGTAAGGAAGGTCAAAACGTGCGTTTGGCCGCTCGTCTGACAGGCTGGAAAATTGACATTAAAGACATTGCTAAGTATGACTACGAAGCCGAAAATCGCAAGATTGAAGCTCTAGAAGAAGCTCGGCGACAGTATAAGGCGACCGAGTATGAGGAAGACTATGAAGATGAAGAGTATCTAGACGAGGACTACGAGGAAGATCCCGTAGAAGCCACTGCTGACGAGGAAGAGAATTTGGAGGCTCCTGCCGCAGATGCAATTGATTCTGATTCTGTCAGCGAGTAA
- a CDS encoding YlxR family protein translates to MKPNYRRCASCRKVAPKEDFWRIVRVHPSQTVQLDQGMGRSAYLCPEVQCLQAAQKKNRLGRSLKASIPAELYQTLEQRLAKAE, encoded by the coding sequence ATGAAGCCTAACTATCGTCGATGTGCTAGTTGTCGTAAAGTTGCTCCTAAAGAAGATTTCTGGCGCATTGTGCGGGTGCATCCATCACAAACAGTACAATTGGATCAGGGCATGGGGCGTTCTGCTTACCTATGTCCTGAGGTTCAGTGCTTGCAAGCGGCTCAGAAAAAAAATCGACTGGGGCGATCGCTGAAAGCCTCTATACCAGCTGAGTTATACCAAACCTTAGAGCAGCGTTTGGCAAAAGCTGAATAA
- the infB gene encoding translation initiation factor IF-2, which translates to MNNGKVRIYELSKELNLDNRDILAVCEQLNISVKSHSSTITEDEAERIRAAAEKYTASHSSPPKPASASHSAGAQAREAAQAAGRKPQILEIRRPKAISPNQQLADNGNEAIPQATKPTPQPPTNQPLQTPVKPAAPSRPTRSAPESAAPVSIPASEPVVELTPSAPSVGETDKPQVKRSPSPTEETAPRARASHQPSIQPQLVAPPSRPAAPTTNRGPSNPANRIVLKRDRPERPEGETPSSGRPTESRVGQSPERRADAPERRERPAVGGGDNDERRPQPVTELRRPASPARPVRPTQPREGQPGGSGDRSGAGLQVERSQAPAGGGPIDELRRPTLPRNLKKGKSWEEEEEENAENAKAKAGPKAKRRSQPVLDDEDIEIEDLDIDGEEELDEDEDAPVQVSLSLARPAKPKSRPGQARPIAAAPTAPKSRKSSHRDRRDRREQEAKVERPTKITLTTGLTVQELASLLAVPETEIIRALFFKGIAANINQTLDVPTASMIAQEMEIEVEMAEKEAEARKVTEMLDASDLELLQRRPPVVTIMGHVDHGKTTLLDSIRKTKVAQGEAGGITQHIGAYHVDVTHEGKMQQVVFLDTPGHEAFTAMRARGARVTDIAILVVAADDGVRPQTIEAISHAKAAEVPIIVAINKIDKEGAQLDRVKNELMNYDLVPEEYGGDTIMVPVSAIKGENLDTLLEMILLVSEVEDLYANPDRSAKGTVIEAHLDKARGPVASMLIQNGTLRVGDTIVAGSALGKVRAMVDDRGQRVEAAGPSFAVEILGLGDVPAAGDDFEVFQDEKEARAVASAKTDQQRQSRLQQQALGARRITLNSLSAKAQEGELKELNLILKADVQGSVEAILGSLQQLPQNEVQVRVLLSAPGEVTETDVDLASASAAVIIGFNTTLASGARQAADAAGVDIREYNIIYKLLDDIQGAMEGLLEPEMVEEPLGQVEVRAVFPVGRGAVAGCYVLSGKAIRNCNARVHRGNSVIHEGILDSLKRMKEDAKEVNAGYECGVGMSTFHNWVEGDIIETFRMATKRRTLSAN; encoded by the coding sequence ATGAATAACGGCAAAGTTAGAATTTACGAGCTATCAAAGGAACTAAATTTGGATAACAGGGATATACTAGCCGTTTGCGAACAGCTAAATATTTCAGTTAAGAGCCATAGCAGCACGATCACAGAAGATGAGGCTGAGCGCATCCGTGCTGCCGCTGAAAAATATACAGCCAGCCACTCCTCTCCTCCAAAGCCAGCTTCAGCCAGCCACAGTGCGGGTGCCCAAGCTAGAGAGGCTGCCCAAGCGGCGGGTCGGAAGCCGCAGATTTTAGAAATTCGCAGACCCAAAGCGATTAGTCCCAATCAACAGCTCGCTGACAATGGGAATGAAGCAATTCCTCAAGCGACAAAACCTACTCCTCAACCTCCTACCAATCAACCCTTGCAAACTCCTGTTAAGCCAGCGGCACCCAGTCGCCCGACTCGTTCCGCACCTGAAAGTGCTGCTCCTGTTTCTATTCCTGCTTCCGAGCCTGTTGTTGAACTGACCCCATCGGCTCCATCTGTGGGTGAGACTGATAAACCTCAAGTTAAACGTTCCCCTAGTCCCACGGAAGAAACGGCTCCTAGAGCAAGGGCGAGTCATCAACCTAGCATTCAGCCACAATTGGTGGCACCACCCTCTAGACCAGCAGCTCCGACGACAAATCGGGGTCCAAGCAATCCTGCCAATCGGATTGTCTTAAAACGCGATCGCCCTGAGCGTCCTGAGGGTGAGACTCCGTCGTCGGGTCGCCCTACCGAATCTAGAGTTGGGCAAAGTCCGGAAAGACGTGCCGATGCTCCAGAACGGCGGGAGCGTCCGGCTGTAGGAGGCGGAGATAATGATGAGCGCCGTCCTCAGCCTGTGACTGAGCTGAGGCGTCCCGCTAGCCCTGCTAGACCTGTTCGTCCGACTCAGCCCCGTGAAGGTCAGCCAGGTGGATCTGGCGATCGCTCTGGAGCCGGTCTACAAGTAGAACGCTCACAAGCACCTGCTGGCGGAGGCCCCATTGATGAGCTTCGCCGTCCCACCTTACCTCGCAACTTGAAGAAAGGTAAGAGTTGGGAAGAGGAAGAAGAGGAAAACGCAGAAAATGCGAAGGCTAAGGCTGGCCCTAAAGCTAAGCGTCGGTCACAGCCTGTGCTGGATGACGAGGACATTGAAATTGAAGACCTCGACATTGATGGTGAAGAGGAACTGGATGAGGACGAGGATGCTCCTGTTCAAGTGAGCCTCTCTCTGGCACGTCCCGCTAAGCCTAAGTCTCGTCCAGGCCAAGCTAGACCCATTGCTGCTGCTCCAACCGCACCGAAGAGCAGAAAGTCAAGCCATCGCGATCGCCGCGATCGCCGCGAGCAAGAAGCCAAAGTCGAGCGTCCCACCAAAATTACTCTGACAACCGGACTAACGGTACAAGAGTTAGCCTCACTTTTGGCAGTACCAGAAACAGAAATCATCAGAGCCCTGTTCTTCAAAGGCATTGCTGCCAACATCAACCAAACCCTTGATGTTCCGACTGCGAGCATGATCGCTCAAGAAATGGAAATCGAAGTCGAGATGGCAGAGAAGGAGGCAGAAGCTCGGAAAGTTACCGAGATGCTGGATGCATCAGATTTGGAACTGTTGCAGCGGCGTCCTCCAGTAGTCACGATCATGGGTCACGTAGACCACGGGAAAACTACCTTGCTCGACTCCATCCGCAAAACCAAAGTGGCTCAGGGAGAAGCGGGCGGCATTACCCAACACATTGGTGCCTACCATGTTGATGTTACCCATGAAGGTAAGATGCAACAGGTAGTGTTCCTGGATACACCGGGTCACGAAGCCTTTACGGCGATGCGGGCTCGTGGTGCTAGAGTCACTGACATTGCCATTCTGGTCGTTGCTGCGGATGACGGCGTTCGTCCCCAAACCATTGAAGCTATCAGCCACGCTAAAGCGGCAGAAGTCCCAATTATTGTCGCCATCAACAAGATTGACAAAGAGGGCGCTCAGCTCGATCGCGTCAAGAATGAGTTGATGAACTACGACCTGGTACCTGAAGAATATGGTGGTGACACCATCATGGTTCCGGTCAGCGCCATTAAAGGGGAAAACCTAGATACCTTGCTAGAAATGATTCTGCTGGTGTCAGAGGTAGAAGATCTCTATGCGAACCCAGATCGCTCGGCTAAAGGAACAGTCATCGAAGCCCACCTCGATAAAGCTCGCGGTCCGGTTGCTTCCATGCTGATTCAGAATGGTACCCTCCGGGTGGGAGACACCATTGTTGCAGGTTCAGCCCTAGGTAAAGTCCGGGCAATGGTAGACGATCGTGGGCAGCGAGTCGAGGCAGCGGGGCCATCTTTTGCGGTAGAAATCCTAGGTCTAGGAGACGTTCCTGCTGCGGGTGATGACTTTGAAGTCTTCCAAGATGAGAAAGAAGCAAGAGCGGTGGCTTCGGCCAAGACCGATCAGCAACGTCAATCTCGTCTACAGCAGCAAGCCCTCGGTGCTCGTCGGATTACGCTCAACTCCTTGTCCGCTAAAGCTCAAGAAGGCGAGCTGAAGGAACTCAACCTGATTCTGAAGGCGGATGTGCAAGGGTCAGTAGAAGCAATTCTTGGCTCGCTGCAACAACTGCCTCAAAATGAAGTACAGGTTCGGGTGCTGTTATCGGCACCAGGAGAGGTTACAGAGACTGACGTTGACTTAGCCTCAGCTAGTGCTGCCGTGATTATTGGGTTCAATACCACTCTGGCGAGCGGTGCGAGACAAGCTGCTGACGCAGCAGGTGTTGATATTCGTGAGTACAACATCATCTACAAGCTCTTGGATGATATCCAAGGGGCGATGGAAGGTCTCCTAGAACCAGAAATGGTGGAAGAACCACTGGGTCAGGTGGAAGTTCGGGCTGTCTTCCCCGTTGGCAGAGGTGCAGTTGCAGGTTGCTATGTCCTCTCCGGCAAGGCAATTCGTAACTGTAATGCGCGAGTTCACCGAGGCAACAGCGTCATTCATGAGGGTATCCTAGACTCGCTCAAGCGGATGAAGGAAGATGCCAAGGAAGTCAATGCTGGCTACGAATGCGGTGTTGGCATGAGTACTTTTCATAACTGGGTCGAAGGGGACATCATTGAAACCTTCCGGATGGCGACGAAGCGCCGGACCTTGTCGGCTAACTAA
- a CDS encoding low-complexity tail membrane protein yields MRSFWSEPYLWVHAAGAAVLPILLELCLLGFAVGDPILPAGVEVGLVAVIGIAPLLWMQLFRPFNIFSLMVFALKLEKLTVDQRRILSLFKMQEGRVLAAVTPVFLVGVLWQLYRVAPVAASVAPFPATWRVAGLLLAAIAFLGCNLFLQVPVSVARVLLLSDAEFAATEPYPTEKIQRDFTAPGIQVNQILPPVVPETQSQGQAIAAGRLTTAMPLTEASPEPTTSDANTTEVNDI; encoded by the coding sequence ATGCGCTCTTTTTGGTCAGAGCCTTATTTGTGGGTTCATGCTGCTGGAGCGGCAGTCTTGCCTATCTTGCTGGAACTTTGCCTACTGGGATTTGCCGTCGGAGATCCCATCCTGCCTGCTGGGGTGGAAGTTGGCTTGGTTGCGGTAATTGGCATTGCTCCTCTGCTGTGGATGCAACTGTTCCGTCCGTTCAACATTTTCAGTCTTATGGTGTTTGCGCTGAAACTAGAAAAATTAACTGTGGATCAGCGCCGCATTCTCAGCTTGTTTAAGATGCAGGAAGGTCGAGTACTGGCTGCGGTTACACCCGTATTCTTGGTAGGGGTCTTGTGGCAACTCTATCGAGTCGCGCCTGTAGCGGCTAGCGTCGCTCCATTCCCAGCGACCTGGCGAGTCGCGGGTTTACTGCTAGCCGCGATCGCCTTTTTGGGTTGTAACTTGTTCTTGCAAGTACCAGTCAGTGTGGCTCGGGTTTTATTGCTGAGTGATGCTGAATTTGCGGCAACTGAGCCTTATCCAACTGAAAAAATTCAACGAGACTTTACCGCTCCTGGCATCCAGGTGAACCAGATTTTGCCCCCTGTTGTTCCAGAAACTCAGTCTCAAGGGCAGGCGATCGCGGCAGGCAGATTAACCACTGCTATGCCTTTGACAGAGGCTTCCCCAGAGCCTACTACTTCCGACGCTAATACTACAGAAGTAAATGATATTTAA
- a CDS encoding alpha/beta hydrolase, producing the protein MNSLTSKLRQALAVTLTAGILLSSSSAIAAEQVVLKYKILREKISVQELTRLTETGVPSPALASYLKLAGKNPEDIRQPLTEEVRVNPLLLDRTLNSWIGNAVLDQMSQAIHTPSNRANRQALRAAITLSATPDGKLTLMEVLQNYPTQEVEVEGDRLVAAYRQLSDLSGRLENLLNRGRFF; encoded by the coding sequence ATGAACTCACTCACTTCAAAATTGCGACAGGCGCTGGCAGTGACTCTCACCGCTGGCATATTACTGAGTAGCTCTAGCGCGATCGCAGCAGAGCAAGTAGTACTGAAATATAAGATTTTAAGAGAAAAAATTTCTGTCCAAGAATTAACGAGGCTGACGGAAACAGGTGTTCCCTCCCCTGCTTTAGCGTCTTACTTGAAGTTAGCCGGAAAAAATCCAGAAGATATTCGTCAGCCTTTAACTGAGGAAGTCAGAGTCAATCCCTTACTGCTAGACCGAACTTTAAACAGTTGGATAGGCAATGCTGTGCTCGATCAAATGAGCCAGGCGATCCATACACCGTCTAATCGGGCAAACCGCCAAGCCCTCCGAGCAGCGATTACTCTCTCTGCTACCCCAGACGGCAAGTTAACACTGATGGAAGTACTGCAAAATTATCCTACTCAAGAAGTCGAAGTTGAAGGCGATCGCCTAGTGGCAGCCTACCGTCAACTGAGTGATTTGAGTGGTCGCCTCGAAAACTTGCTAAATCGAGGCCGCTTTTTCTAA